Proteins co-encoded in one Malus sylvestris chromosome 9, drMalSylv7.2, whole genome shotgun sequence genomic window:
- the LOC126634281 gene encoding glutamate decarboxylase 1-like, giving the protein MALSRAASESDVSVHSTFASRYVRTTLPRFKMAENSIPKEAAYQIINDELMLDGNPRLNLASFVTTWMEPECDKLMMASINKNYVDMDEYPITTELQNRCVNIIAHLFNAPLGDSEAAVGVGTVGSSEAIMLAGLAFKRKWQNKRRAEGKPVDKPNIVTGANVQVCWEKFARYFEVELKEVKLREGYYVMDPEKAVEMVDENTICVAAILGSTLNGEFEDVKLLNDLLIEKNKETGWDTSIHVDAASGGFIAPFLYPELEWDFRLPLVKSINVSGHKYGLVYAGIGWVIWRNKEDLPDELIFHINYLGADQPTFTLNFSKGSSQIIAQYYQLIRLGFEGYKNVMENCRENMVVLKEGLEKTGRFNIVSKDEGVPLVAFSLKDNHRHDEFEISDLLRRFGWIVPAYTMPPDAQHITVLRVVIREDFSRTLAERLVNDIKKVLSELDTLPSKLSSNVKAADEKGEKPGTTLESKKSDLEKTREITTVWRKFVMARKQKMNVVC; this is encoded by the exons ATGGCCCTCTCAAGGGCTGCATCGGAGTCGGACGTCTCCGTCCACTCAACGTTCGCTTCTCGATACGTCCGAACTACTCTTCCTAG GTTCAAAATGGCGGAAAATTCGATCCCGAAGGAGGCAGCGTACCAGATCATAaacgatgagctgatgttggaTGGGAACCCTAGGTTGAATCTGGCATCGTTCGTGACGACATGGATGGAGCCTGAGTGTGATAAACTCATGATGGCCTCCATCAACAAGAACTACGTCGACATGGATGAGTACCCTATCACCACTGAGCTCCAG AATCGGTGCGTAAACATAATAGCTCATCTGTTCAATGCACCATTGGGAGATTCAGAGGCAGCCGTTGGAGTGGGAACGGTGGGCTCTTCTGAGGCCATCATGTTGGCTGGCTTGGCATTCAAGAGGAAGTGGCAAAACAAGAGGAGAGCTGAGGGCAAACCCGTTGACAAACCCAACATTGTCACCGGAGCCAATGTCCAG GTGTGCTGGGAGAAGTTTGCAAGGTACTTTGAGGTGGAGTTGAAGGAGGTGAAGTTGAGGGAGGGCTACTATGTAATGGACCCTGAGAAAGCAGTGGAAATGGTTGATGAGAACACAATCTGCGTTGCTGCTATCCTCGGCTCCACCCTCAACGGTGAGTTCGAAGATGTCAAGCTCTTGAATGATCTCTTGATAGAGAAGAACAAGGAAACTGG ATGGGATACTTCAATCCATGTAGACGCAGCAAGTGGAGGGTTTATTGCTCCATTTCTTTACCCAGAACTGGAATGGGATTTCCGTTTGCCCCTTGTGAAGAGCATCAACGTTAGCGGACACAAGTACGGACTCGTGTACGCAGGGATTGGATGGGTCATCTGGAGGAACAAAGAAGATTTGCCGGACGAACTCATCTTCCATATCAACTATCTTGGAGCTGACCAACCTACTTTCACCCTCAACTTCTCCAAAG GCTCCAGCCAAATTATTGCTCAATATTATCAACTGATTCGCTTGGGTTTTGAG GGATACAAGAACGTCATGGAAAATTGTCGTGAAAACATGGTAGTACTAAAAGAAGGATTGGAGAAGACAGGTCGCTTCAACATAGTCTCCAAAGACGAAGGTGTACCCTTGGTGGCCTTCTCTTTGAAGGATAACCATCGCCATGACGAGTTTGAAATCTCCGACTTGCTTCGCCGCTTCGGATGGATCGTTCCGGCATACACTATGCCCCCAGACGCGCAACACATCACCGTGCTACGTGTTGTCATTAGGGAAGACTTCTCTCGCACTTTGGCCGAGCGGCTTGTGAATGACATCAAAAAAGTGTTGAGCGAACTTGACACGCTTCCATCTAAACTTAGCTCCAATGTGAAGGCTGCTGATGAAAAAGGTGAGAAACCTGGGACGACACTTGAGAGTAAGAAGAGTGATTTGGAGAAAACAAGGGAGATCACGACAGTTTGGAGGAAGTTTGTTATGGCCAGGAAGCAGAAGATGAATGTTGTTTGTTAG